In Pangasianodon hypophthalmus isolate fPanHyp1 chromosome 1, fPanHyp1.pri, whole genome shotgun sequence, the genomic window tggtttgtttttgttttattttttttcaggtttgttCGCCCACCACTCATCATGCTCTCCGTCGATGGCTTTAGAGCCTCTTACATGAAAAAGGGCAACATGGTGATTCCTAACATAGAAAAACTGAGTAAGACTAAACCTCTGTTCTAATGGCACATATTCTGTACACTGTAACATAGTGTTGATTGGCTAGTTTTGAAGTCTGGCTGAATTTTTTCTCATAATGTTGCCTTTACTTGTAGGAACATGTGGCACACATGCACCGTACATGAGACCCATCTACCCCACCAAAACCTACCCCAATTTATATACAATTGCAACGGTATGCATCAGACCTCATTATTACTTTGTGCTGCTTTTGTTAACTCTTGGGCTAGAAGTAGGCATGAGATGATAAAGCGACGATGCGAGACATATCCTGATACAGGCTTTACGAGCAGATACTGACACGAGACTATACTAACACAAAATCAAATATtcaattttaatacatttattttgtaaggacaacaaatataaatgtactgtattgtaAGAAAGGTAGTACTTACTGGTATGATGACCTCAgtgcattttctttattgtagGGCCTTTATCCTGAGTCGCATGGCATCGTGGGTAATTCCATGTATGACCCCTCCTTTGATGCGCTGTTCACTCTGCGAGGGAAAGAGAAGCTTAACCATCGCTGGTGGGGAGGACAGCCTGTGAGTTCATACTCCTCTCTACATCTCAGTCACATAATATAAGCTTAATATtacatggattaaaaaaaaacatgttagcgtataatcattgacatggtgacattttctgctattgacttttttttaatgtagtttaTAGAGTATTTCAACCTTTTGGTACATCCACTGTGTGTACAGTCTGGTCTGGTTGAGTACACAGCGAATCAGGATGCTGATACTGAAATCACTCGTGTTGACCTCTGACACACGCAAGCTGGTTTATAAGCAGTGGACTAGCTGCATAGCTGatacaatacagtaaaatacagtTCAGGAAACCTTTTACACCAAGACATGCAGAGGCATAGTTAATGCGGTGGATTCCCGGTCTGAACacccctgaaatattttatgacagttccagATGATTATTAATTGCTGGTTAACATAGCACACACAGCGCAGTTGATTATATACATGTCTAAAAACATGAGTAGTAATTGTGCTGTAATGATGCCCATAAAAGGTCAATGAAATCATCATTATGAATGCATCACTTGGTCTGTTTAATCACCTTGGCTACCAGGTATTATGGTGAGAAACAGTCAGGatttttcccatttctgtttgaaagctacaaGCCAGCTAGCTACACTGAATGTAAAACAGAAAACTCAGTGACTTGACACTTGAAATGCATTAATTGTCATAACAATTTCTACCCCAACTGTATCCTGGCCAAATCCATGTGGCGAGAGGTTTTATAGAGATTTActaagaaactggaaagcacaaactcctctgtccgaAGACTCGAGTCTTGCGtatgttccacaacgttaaacagtatgatgtgtcattcattagtAAATTGAAAATTGCAATCATTTTTGGCAATATTTTGTGATATAATAGGAATCCAAATACAAACTCATAATACTcagttttaaagtttgtttatatccttatttgtttgtcattattattattattattattattattattattattattatgggctGCAGCACACTCAGCACCCTTACTTCCTATGtcctttttaatgttattttaataattttcagtGGGACTGTcataaagatattttattagcattattaatatacagtagcaAGGTTGGTTGAAGATTGATGGTGTTTTTGAATACTTAAATGACAAATTCTGAATACCATCATCACTTGTACAACTACTGGCATCCACCCACAATACATGAGAGTGTTGTTATCAGTTTAACTGTACAGAtcatgcagtgattttttttttttagcacatttCCTCATCTTCCCTTGAAATTAATTCCTGCCCATGCCACTGAGGGCCCAGGTGAAAAGGGGTGTACATCAGCTGTATGAATGTCTGTACTGAGTATTTACCCCTTCaaacagaaaagaaagcaaCTATATCTGGAAGGCATTAGCTCAACAGTTGGGTCTGATCCTAGTTTTCACTTCAGCCACAAACTACTGAGTTAAGTGTAATAGCGCCACGGGATGCAAGCTATAAATGTTTTACACATGGAGTCTGTTGGGTTCTGCACTATGCAGACAGTTTAGCCAACTCCATCTCTGGTCCTGATTAGCTGCTCTCAGCTTTAGAAGCACATTTCCTTCTGCACATTTTGCCGGTTGAATAAAATGGTACATATTgtcttcagcagcagcaagagtGGTTTCCATTAAAGTCATCCTGTGAGATTTAAAAGTCTCTTCATTGCAggttatttgtatatttaaagtACATGTAGTTCGGAAGACACCTGGGCAGCTCAGAGCATCTTTCATGCCCAATTATGATTCAAAGCACGCAGTTGTATTCATCTGTTCATATTAATAGCAAtagctgtaataataaaaaagtatacACAATGCTATACAAGCAGATGAGGCGTGAGAAGATATTTAAATGCCATGATGGCATTTAGTCTTTAGTCTTTATTTAAGAACTTGAGCAACATTCTATCACTGAAATGCTCTGAAATGCTCAACTGTCATATTCTACTCAACACCGAATCTTTTCAAACAATTTTATGTCCTTAAAGCTTGCACAATGTAGATCTGATTCATATAAACCAGACACAAAAGctatttttagatgttttatatagtatttgaaatattttggccaaaccaaaaaaatcttattaactGGTAATTAAAGATTATATGTATAGTAATTTAACTTTCGATTATTCGTCACTTTCCAAGAAACATAATTCTCAAAGCTGTATACCCTTCTCAGTCATTCTGCCATACTGTACATCCTTATCTTACATATACTCATTTTTTAACAATGTCCTACAAGTGATTTGAAATCATATTAATCAATGTTATGTATGTATCCACAACAAATCTGCAAACATTCTACAAACTTTTATATTATTGAGAATGGTGATTCCAAACTTGCACAGCTGAACCTATTcctttatgtttcttttttttttaatgaagtttaAGTTTCTGCCCCGAACACTGCATGTCATGTCAGGGGTTCAGCTAGAATatcagccattttaagaaacATCCCAAACACTAAAATACATAGACTCCATCCCTATTCTCCATGTTTTATCATGGAGAAATGGCAGGGGGTTGACTTACATAATGTATGTTAcattcaaatgaaataaatcataaaCTGAAACATATCTGAGGgccatatttaacatttagcatCGGCGTGTGCTTCTGTTGATGCATGAACAAACCGCTAGTTAATAAGTAACACTAAGCAAGCAGGCTAATAGGTAGCTACTCAAAATGGATCTATGGCGCATTTATGATGTTCTTATTTATATCAACTCTTCTTTGTGACATATTGTACGATCTGTGTACATGTCCCAAACCCAAAGTGTTatctgggaatttttttttcatagcagTTAGAATTCTATTTTTGTAAAACCGCTAATCTAGAGTAACAGGGTCCACTTTGTTCTTtgaaaaactcaaaataaatcTCACTTagattctcttttctttcctccagATCTGGATAACTGCTGTGGAGCAGGGAGTGAAGGCTGGCACTTTCTTCTGGCCTGTGTATGTTTGAATGTGCTCTTTCTTTGAATTCCCTTTGTAACTTTATCCCCATCCTGGACATATGCATACTCTGCAAATATGTCCAACACCCTTTTACAAGTTTCATTGAAAAGCCAAACAAAAAGCCTTAACCACACCATGgacattttcaaaataacatGCCAAGCAAACCCCCCAGCTCGCATGAAACATGTCTGCAAAACAACCTCCTCCACATTCGCACACAGAGGCCTGTTAGATTCGAGTCTTTTTTCCTTGCACATGCATAAACACGGGCAGCTTGGGTTTATGCATGAGTGAGGAAAAAGACCCCTCTAGTGTCCTGGTAGCAATTTGTGCAAAAATGGCTTATATACACAAAGCGTGGTCCGTGCGGATTCTGATTTCCAAGGTCTTTAATTTGAGGCCCACGTACTATTCTAAGCCAGCTTCCTGTGCCATAGATTTGGGGGGAAATTAAATCATGCTTTGGTATGTGTGTTAAGAGGCCAAGACAGCTGAGTTTTTGGGAATATGTAGATCTGAATATCGTATGCTGATCTGCCTGTGAGGAGGTTATAAGCATCTGAATGCCCTTCCTTTTCAGGCTTAATCAAGATGCCTGACTCTCAGCTGATTTGCTATGATGTGGACCTAGAAAGGAGAATTAAAGAGAATCTGAATCTCAAATAACCTTTCttaatgttttgttgttgctttGCATTTAACAACCACTGAAATGACGCCTCATAGCATAATTCAGGACCATTTCCAGTATGCATTGTTTGATTCTTCCTTATATGATATGTTTATGTGCAAAGGTTTTTAACAGATTGCAGAATTCAAACCAACTTTTTACAAGTATCCTAAACACAGAAAATCTCCATTTAGGTGCTTGTTACGTGTAATCTGAACCAAATGTATGCACAGACTAGCAGAGTCATTTAATGTACTAATAAATTGGCGTACTGAGACAATCAGAAGCTTATGAGACCTGTAACAAAAGTGTAACAAGCGTCTAATTTTAGTTGAGTGTTTAATTTagctgagtgtgttttttttatgttttaaatgttagtCGAGTTGAAGTGGGTGATTATTGTTCTATttaatagattattattatgcatGGATAGAATTGcaatttatatttcaatttatgggcattttatatttcaattttatgtatgtgtgtgtgcatttgcagAGGGATTCCACTGGAAAGGAGAGTATTGACCATGCTCCAGTGGCTTCACCTCCCTGATGCAGAGAGGTCAGTGCTCCTACAGTATGAACTTTAATCGATATGTTTAATAGTTTAAAGACAACACCAGGACGCAGAACATTTTGTCTATTTGGCTGTATGAGACTCCCAGTAACTGAATTCCCATCACATTGCCATGTGTTGCTATTTACTAGAGAAACATCCCTAATTGCTTTGAAATTATAATTACAGAAATTGAATTTTGCTCATTCTTCAGTCCACAGGAAAAGCTCACATCTATATTTTCTATCCAGTTTCACCTATTTGGAAATATTTGTACTCTCCTCCAGGCTGTTTGCCTTCTTGTTTGGACTGAACACTCACAGATGAATTGGTATGTGTTCACAGGCCCTACGTTTATGCCATGCACTCTGAGCAAACGGACACCTACGGCCACAAACTCGGACCTGAGAGCCCTGAGGTGAGTACAGCTTGCAAGAAAAACATACGCCTTCAACCCCCATGGCATAACCACACAGACAAACATGAGCAAACAgcttctatatatatatatatatatatatatatatatatatatatatatatatatatatatatatatatatatatatatatatggatattcAGAGGTTTTTAACTTTATATGAAGAGTTCTGAAAGATAAATGAAATGTCTCAATGCATTTATGTTCTTGATTAACTGTTCTATGTAGAGATCAATTTTGTTGTACTTCTTGAGACATGATTGTGTGCAGTTTGTGTGAAGtgtctttctgtatttctgtctgtatttcCAGATGAGCAACCCACTGAAGGAGATTGATAAGGTGGCTGGGCAGCTGATGGATGGCCTGAAACAGATGAATCTCCATCGATGTGTCAATATCATTATGGTTGGGGATCATGGTACCGCTGATCACTCCTTTGATAATGTGTATCGATGTTAACAGAGTTCGGCTTAAGCTGTTAGTTAGAACATAGCTACTGCAAATTCCAATAAATTTATTggaagtttttaaaattaattatcaaAATTTCCATATTAACTATGTGGGAAAAGTAGACATGTTAATGATAAGTAAAGGGTAGATGCTATTTAATGATGGAAAACACTGCAGTGGCAGTGCAAGcattcagttattcagttaatgaaaaaaacagaatatattttttaaaaacagactgGCCATAGTATCCTTCAATATTTTATCATAACAATATATAGCTTGCATCTAAGAACTAGTAGAGCTAAGCCcccaaagagaaaaacaaaatcagtgtagttttcatttttgatgCCCACATTGTCATATTTGTAgataacaaatatttttaaaaggattATTTTGTGAAActgagtgcaacagcaccaccagtggtcataagaaaaacacacagaatggtataaAGCAACGCTGTTGGCTAACTTTAATGAGCCCAGCGCTATAGAATCATGCAGCCACAGAGGGTAACACACGCCCTAGACATAATCTCCATTTGGGCTAATATTATCTAGACCATTTCAGTGACTGGTATACGTGATCAGGAGTCATGTTATGGACGCAGTCAcaggtgtaatgaacatgaacgaAAAGGATTATTTCCTctgtcatctttttttccccaaaaaatgtttcaaaaagaagtaaacatatatatagactaagcacacattgtctaaTCAAACTAccaattacacaaaaggacagatggtttgtgggtttttttgtttgtttgtttgaatgaaagggttaaaacttTTCGGTTTACTGTGGTAGTTCCGAGGAAATGCCACGAACTAAACACGTGAAACACTAAAAATGATAAATCTTGcctataattgtgtgtgtgtgtgtgtgtgtgtattaatttgCCCCAGTATTTTGCCTGTTAAAAATGTGTAGcttatttaaaaagtttttgcatttatttgtaaatatgtatagCAAACTGTTAACAGTATAACTAATTCAAATTCCTTCTTCATGGTATACCTTAGAGTGAAGTAAACAACTAAACTGTACTCTGTCTCAGGGATGGAGGAAGCTCACTGTGACCGTACAGAATTCCTCAGCTCTTACATGTCCAATGTTGATGACATCATCCTGATCCCTGGCTCTCTTGGGAGAATCCGAGCTCGAAATCCCAACAACTCCAAATGTAAGTAAGCCAAGAGAATTTTTTTAGTCTGGTTTGGACAAGATCTCAGGTTATATGTCAGGCTGTGCAGTATTATGTAACTATTGCAGCGCCAGTCGAGCGAGCTGGTGTACATGTTATTTGGAATGTTGGTATAGCCGTTATGTTTTCAGGATTCagaattctttattttattttattttattgtaacaaAGTTTAATTTCCCTATTTCTAGATGATGCAAAAGCAGTAGTGGCAAACCTTACAGTGAGTACACATGCTCATATAGCTACGCACCCTCTCCTTTCGTACCATTCTATCTTATTGTTATTCAAGTGTAAACCAGGCTTTGTAACTCTGCTGGGTCTGACGCTTGTTGTAGTGTAAAAAACCAGAGCAGCACTTCAAGCCGTACCTGAAGCAGCATCTTCCCAAACGCCTCCACTATGCCAACAATCGCCGCATTGAGGAGATTCACCTGATCGTGGAAAGAAAATGGCATGTAGCAAGGTAAATAAACACGCCTATAATAGTCAATCAAGATATGTTGATAAGCATAACTGTAACACGAATATAATATAGATGCATAGTTATGCTGGGCTAATACAAATATGTTAATAATTCTGTTAATAACTGGATGCGACAGGTAAAATGTGATGCTAAATTAGGACTCCAATGCCTGGCAAGAGTTAATAATGTTTtacaatcaaattaaaaaaaaaacagattattcTTATAATTGTAATATTGATATGTGAAAGCCATTGTAATTGACAACTCTTTGAGCACCAAAAGCTGAGCGTTAGTTTGcttacagaatttttttcacaatttcatTGCATATAGGCTACCACTGTTGGTGATTGCATTTATTATCATCCAGTCaagaaaatgtttgaaaatataaGGAGCCCTGTGAGAAATCTGGAGTGAGAtcagaaatggataaaaacaacacattttccttttggccaaaaaaataataatgacaaacaAAAATTTCAACAGAAAGTTACCGTGTGGCACTGTTGACTTTTTCACTACCAGTTGTCATCTTGGTCAATATGAAAACCATACATAAGCGTTTTagattttgttatttgttgaatttattgtcatttttttaatgaaataaggtctgtaaaaaagtgtttttattactCTTAGTATATATTAAGcattgttcattttaattattaattgttttGAAAGTGTAAAAAGCTGACTaaattatttcaatttattCAACACTACAGAAagcaaattaataatttaaaaaaaagtccagcaGTTGGTTTGTACTTGGTTTCTCTGTTCCAATTTTCAGAGTTTGCTAAATTTTGGCTTTCGTTTCCGTGCATCACTGATAGTACACCTATTCATGTCTAAGCTCCAGTTTGCTCGGTTATCTAGCAAATTTAAGAATTCTAGGAACTCTGATGAACATGTCCCTTAAACTATGTGAACTATCCAAACCGGTGCTCTGGAAATTTTTCTCATTAGCTTTTAGTTCTGCTGTTCAACCTTCAACCTTCAAAACCCATAAACATTCATTGGCAGCCCACACTGGAAAGCCACCATTCCTAAAGCAAACCCATGAGGTCATTCCCAGCACTAGTGGTATCCTCTGAGAACATTCCATAAAGAAGATGGAGATGAAGACTTATGGCGGGGTCTCCCTATGCTGTTTGCCTTGGCATGCATCAGCGCCCAACTGAAAAGGTTCTTTCACACCGACCTGTTGAGATACAGACCTGTCTAATCGGTGGCACTAGAGCTGTGAAGCAGCGGTTTCTTCCCAGGACAGTTTCTCCGCTGTTGGAGGCTGCAGCATGAAGGAGGGGTTTAAATCACCTCCTTGAATGAAATAAGGTGAAAGCagaatgctggtgtgtgttaaagcATCCGGCTGTGGTCTGATTTACACTATGTGCTTACTGCATTAAGGGGACCACAGTATTTAATGGGAGTATTCCACGTAACATTTAATGGGAGTCATTATCAGCAGTGATCAGAAGACTTTCTGTTTCATTTGAACAGAAGTTTCAGATTCATCAGGATTCTATGTGTCTGTTCATATATCAGGAATGGTCAGGAAGAGGAGTACAGAGCCCTGATAAAATCCTTCAGTGACTGGAGTCACAAAAAATGCCTCCTAGTAATCACCTCTAAAACCAAGGAGATGGTAGTGGATTTTCGAAGGGCTAAACCCCCTCCTTATCCAGTCAGCATCTATGGTGCAGACATTGAAGTGGTGCCAGCCTAGTTGGACTGGTCACTTCACACagatgtacaatataaaaaaggGCAGAGACGGCTTTTCCTCCTAAGACGGCTTAGGTCCTTCGACATCTGCAGGAAGATGCTACATATGTTTTACCAAACTACAGTAGCAAGTGTGCTGGTTTATGCTGCAGTCCGCTGGGGAGGCAGCATAAAGCAGAAGGATGCAAGGCGGGTGGACAAACTGGTGCAAAAAGCTTCTTCACTGACTGGAATGAGGTTTGAATCACTGGAGGCCGTGGTGGAGAGATGCACACAGAAAAAGCTAGAGGCCATTCTGGAATACCCTGACCATCCCCTACACAACACCCTGATGGACCAGAGAAGCAGCTGCAGTGGACGACTCACCTCACTGCACTGCAGGACTGAACGATACAGGAGATCCTTCATCCCCACTGCCATCAGGCTCTACAACACCTTAGCCAATGGGAGATGACTAATCACTACTCTCATTACTTTACTACTTCACTACTttctactactctcactactttctttcttacttatctacaagactacctgaatttcccttcggggattaataaagtttatcttatcttatcttatcttttatGAACTTGTATATTTAAGTAGCTCAATGTGACCCATGAAGGAACAACATCAGAAAATTTCAAGAACTTGTAGAATGTCAAAAGGTGTAATGAACCAGTTAAATTTGTCTGCCACAGAAAGCCGCCAGAAGGGAAAAGGCATCCGGGCAAGTGCGGCTTCTCGGGTGACCACGGATACGATAACAAGATCAACAGCATGCAGGTACGCACCCATGGTCCCATGCTGGATTTAGTACAGAGCTATGATATGTATCTTACCcacctgtttctctctttttagaCCATTTTCCTTGGATATGGACCAATGTTTAAATTCAAGACCAAGATACCACCATTTGAAAATATTGAGCTGTACAACGTCATGTGTGGTATGACAActattattttatctttgtgtTGTCTTCACTAATTTTACGCATCAGCAGATTAAAACCAAAATTCTAATTTTGCAAATTGTAGGCTACTTGAAGCTAATACAGACCGTTTTGTGTTAACATGGTTACATACCTGAATGATAGATGATTACTTATAGATGACAGGTCTCAGATCCCATAGCTACACTAGCAGACCATAGTGTTATGTAGAAACAATAGCTACATGTTTTGTGAATTACAATCGCCAAACTCTCTCACACCTATCGTTTTTAGATCTCCTTGGCTTGAAGCCAGTCCCCAACAATGGGACCCATGGTAGCCTGAACCACCTGCTGAGAAATCCTGTCCACAAACCTAGCATGCCTGAAGAGGTGTCCAAACCAACCCCATCTGGGCCAGTCAATGCCATAACTGATGACCTGGGCTGCACCTGTGATGAAAAAGTCAGTAACAAAGCATATTCAGGGCCTCACCATAGACTACCCACTGACTAGAACTGTGAGGTTCCATCTGAGTGCAGCATTAAAGTATTCACAATTACAATATGAACCTTAAACCACTTTTTCAAGTTGCCTAATTACAACCTGTTATGAAAAAGTATCTTCTTCCAAGTAATTACTCTTGGTTTTGGATTATTGTCTTTCTTAGTGACATGGAAGGCAACTGTAAACAATTGTCTATATTTTCTgtgctttattttacttttttggcCTTTAACATTATTTCTACAAGATGTTGCACTGCAGAACTGCAAGGTAAAAGATATTAACCCTTGTGTTCTGTTTTAGTcaaaagaaatgtatatttttcctGCAAGTGCAACAGTAGTAAAATCTACTATTTCAGAAAGTACATTCTCACTTTAATGAACATAAACTAATTTGTATTACAGAGATGATCAGGTAGGTTTAAGTTAAGAATAGCTAGGTGCTTGGGCCACTGTTgcagtattattaatattatttatattagtcATATCAGAGATGAAGAAGCTAGATTggtaattttaaaatcaattttgcAGTTGATTGTAAAAATTTTGAAGAGGCCCTGGAGCAAAGACAGCATTGCTAAGCGGTGAATAGAACACAGGGGTTAAAAGAAGCAAGCAGAATAATGTGTTCTTCCTCCAAACAGTGCTCTTGTTTAGACCGTCTTGCTAGAGATTTTCACCTCTAATCTTTTGCAGTTGCGTTCAAAAAGTAGGGGGCAGAGGGCTTTGAAAGTGGCCCTGGTAAGAGCCTATAACCTGGAGTCACTGTGGCTCTGTCTCTTACAGAACAAAGTGGAGGAACTCAATCAACGACTGAGACAAGTTTTCGATGGTAATGCCCCCTGTCTGTGTGTCAATCCAGATAACACTCATATTGTTTACTGTAGGACTAAAGCTAGAACAATGACCTAGATATTGTTCAATGTTTCAAAATCCGAGAATATAGTTTTTCAgtacttttgtgtattttaatatacatatttaccaatgaaaatgaatttggTAGATTCAATTTGTATTCAAATCAAATTagcataaatttttttaaagctagtAATGATAGCTTTTCCATAGGTATTTCtctttgtcattttacagacagCAAGAATCTTCCTTATGGGCGGCCAGCAGTCATGTTCCACACCAAGTACAGCATCTTGCACCACAGTGACTACATCAGCGGATATAGTGAAGCGCTTGCCATGCCTCTATGGACCTCCTACACGGTCTCTAAACAGGTACAATTCTCATGTACAGCACTCATGAAGTGAATACAGGACTGACCCAGGCCTAGTAAGACACTGGAGCTGGATTTCAGACACTGTGCGGTTCCATTCAgcaattcaaaatattttaaacaatttactGTATGCATGATTTCCATGTTATTTTAAACAACCTAATACACTGTGTGGCTGTAGGATACACTAGTCACTAATGCTGACAGTGTATTTGCACTGCATTTACAGGTGCAGTTATGCTTTCTTGAATGAAGGGCTGTATGTTTGAGCAAGTGATGTAGCATGTAGCATTAATGCTAATACTATTagagacttttttaaaatctgatttatgAAGCTGAGAGAATTCTTGATCTACACATGGATCACTGTGTTAGACTTATCTGCATTTTGTAATTGTTACAGATATTGAAGTGAGTTTTATTTCAACTACTTCATGCTTTGTATTTAGTGTGAAAAGACTCTCAGGCAGATGTAAATGTTGTTCAATATCTCACACAACAATCTTCAATATTATCAGTACTGTTGCAGTACTGTTGCAGTGTACAGCCGTATTTGGATGCTTTGGTATCAATGAGACCCAAATACATGAGCTCTTGATGCCAAGGGAAAATGTTGCACTTAATGTGGCAGTCAATATTACTGGTTATCATATAACTTGAAATCAGTCTCCGTTTTGGTGTTTATATTGCTTGGCAAATAGTTTACAGTAACTT contains:
- the enpp2 gene encoding ectonucleotide pyrophosphatase/phosphodiesterase family member 2 isoform X2, giving the protein MCDREACGTRGSVALRSCTSTTHKPQKLHTGKHGAVQTGTVLCAVSFLCGSRICLALVIQRTGKPDPSRLRYQADTTYDSTSGSCKNRCFELQEVQAPNCRCDNLCKTYNSCCSDFDEHCLKTEGGFECSKERCGETRNEQHACHCSDDCLAKGDCCTNYKALCKGDTPWLEDECEEIKSPECPAGFVRPPLIMLSVDGFRASYMKKGNMVIPNIEKLRTCGTHAPYMRPIYPTKTYPNLYTIATGLYPESHGIVGNSMYDPSFDALFTLRGKEKLNHRWWGGQPIWITAVEQGVKAGTFFWPVGIPLERRVLTMLQWLHLPDAERPYVYAMHSEQTDTYGHKLGPESPEMSNPLKEIDKVAGQLMDGLKQMNLHRCVNIIMVGDHGMEEAHCDRTEFLSSYMSNVDDIILIPGSLGRIRARNPNNSKYDAKAVVANLTCKKPEQHFKPYLKQHLPKRLHYANNRRIEEIHLIVERKWHVARKPPEGKRHPGKCGFSGDHGYDNKINSMQTIFLGYGPMFKFKTKIPPFENIELYNVMCDLLGLKPVPNNGTHGSLNHLLRNPVHKPSMPEEVSKPTPSGPVNAITDDLGCTCDEKNKVEELNQRLRQVFDDSKNLPYGRPAVMFHTKYSILHHSDYISGYSEALAMPLWTSYTVSKQVDVTVLPEALNTCVRPDARVPPASSQSCTSYRADKQISYAFLYPPQLASSNDARYDALLITNTVPMYPAFKRVWAYFQKTLVKKYASERNGLNVVVGPIFDYDFDGLRDTEEKMKQYVSNSMPIPTHFFIVATSCLDYTQTVDSCTGPLSVFSFILPHRADNDESCNSSEDESKWVEELMKMHTARVRDVEILTGLDFYRRTSQSYTEILSLKTYLHTYESEI
- the enpp2 gene encoding ectonucleotide pyrophosphatase/phosphodiesterase family member 2 isoform X3 — encoded protein: MELFKLVLCAVSFLCGSRICLALVIQRTGKPDPSRLRYQADTTYDSTSGSCKNRCFELQEVQAPNCRCDNLCKTYNSCCSDFDEHCLKTEGGFECSKERCGETRNEQHACHCSDDCLAKGDCCTNYKALCKGDTPWLEDECEEIKSPECPAGFVRPPLIMLSVDGFRASYMKKGNMVIPNIEKLRTCGTHAPYMRPIYPTKTYPNLYTIATGLYPESHGIVGNSMYDPSFDALFTLRGKEKLNHRWWGGQPIWITAVEQGVKAGTFFWPVGIPLERRVLTMLQWLHLPDAERPYVYAMHSEQTDTYGHKLGPESPEMSNPLKEIDKVAGQLMDGLKQMNLHRCVNIIMVGDHGMEEAHCDRTEFLSSYMSNVDDIILIPGSLGRIRARNPNNSKYDAKAVVANLTCKKPEQHFKPYLKQHLPKRLHYANNRRIEEIHLIVERKWHVARKPPEGKRHPGKCGFSGDHGYDNKINSMQTIFLGYGPMFKFKTKIPPFENIELYNVMCDLLGLKPVPNNGTHGSLNHLLRNPVHKPSMPEEVSKPTPSGPVNAITDDLGCTCDEKLRSKSRGQRALKVALVRAYNLESLWLCLLQNKVEELNQRLRQVFDDSKNLPYGRPAVMFHTKYSILHHSDYISGYSEALAMPLWTSYTVSKQVDVTVLPEALNTCVRPDARVPPASSQSCTSYRADKQISYAFLYPPQLASSNDARYDALLITNTVPMYPAFKRVWAYFQKTLVKKYASERNGLNVVVGPIFDYDFDGLRDTEEKMKQYVSNSMPIPTHFFIVATSCLDYTQTVDSCTGPLSVFSFILPHRADNDESCNSSEDESKWVEELMKMHTARVRDVEILTGLDFYRRTSQSYTEILSLKTYLHTYESEI
- the enpp2 gene encoding ectonucleotide pyrophosphatase/phosphodiesterase family member 2 isoform X1 — protein: MCDREACGTRGSVALRSCTSTTHKPQKLHTGKHGAVQTGTVLCAVSFLCGSRICLALVIQRTGKPDPSRLRYQADTTYDSTSGSCKNRCFELQEVQAPNCRCDNLCKTYNSCCSDFDEHCLKTEGGFECSKERCGETRNEQHACHCSDDCLAKGDCCTNYKALCKGDTPWLEDECEEIKSPECPAGFVRPPLIMLSVDGFRASYMKKGNMVIPNIEKLRTCGTHAPYMRPIYPTKTYPNLYTIATGLYPESHGIVGNSMYDPSFDALFTLRGKEKLNHRWWGGQPIWITAVEQGVKAGTFFWPVGIPLERRVLTMLQWLHLPDAERPYVYAMHSEQTDTYGHKLGPESPEMSNPLKEIDKVAGQLMDGLKQMNLHRCVNIIMVGDHGMEEAHCDRTEFLSSYMSNVDDIILIPGSLGRIRARNPNNSKYDAKAVVANLTCKKPEQHFKPYLKQHLPKRLHYANNRRIEEIHLIVERKWHVARKPPEGKRHPGKCGFSGDHGYDNKINSMQTIFLGYGPMFKFKTKIPPFENIELYNVMCDLLGLKPVPNNGTHGSLNHLLRNPVHKPSMPEEVSKPTPSGPVNAITDDLGCTCDEKLRSKSRGQRALKVALVRAYNLESLWLCLLQNKVEELNQRLRQVFDDSKNLPYGRPAVMFHTKYSILHHSDYISGYSEALAMPLWTSYTVSKQVDVTVLPEALNTCVRPDARVPPASSQSCTSYRADKQISYAFLYPPQLASSNDARYDALLITNTVPMYPAFKRVWAYFQKTLVKKYASERNGLNVVVGPIFDYDFDGLRDTEEKMKQYVSNSMPIPTHFFIVATSCLDYTQTVDSCTGPLSVFSFILPHRADNDESCNSSEDESKWVEELMKMHTARVRDVEILTGLDFYRRTSQSYTEILSLKTYLHTYESEI